GAGCCGGCCTGGCCCCTGGTTTAGACTCACAAACACAGACTACAGGACCACAGCACATAGAGACCATCAACAAGGCCCTGtcaggtacagtacagacactcCCTCTACACGCTgacactgttcacacacacacacacacacacacacacacacacacacacacacacacacacacacacacacacacacacacacacacacacacacacacacacacacacacacacacgcaccagccAGGTCACTCGACATCCAAGATGATATTTGATGGCCGTCCAGGTCCCAAGACTTTCGGGAGAACACATCAAAACTGACCACTAGGGGCAACGGCGAGTGCTCTTACCATCAGGTAGAGTTGTGGTTTGTCAGGGCGAATGGGGATGGTAGATGGGAGTATTTTAAGAGTTTCCGTCAGAGTGTTCAATCCCAGTGTTCAATCCCAGTGTCACTCTTTCATTTGACCCTATCCcaaactttaacccttaccttaatcaTTCTGAATAACTGCCTAAACTTTACCATTGTTtatcacccccccaccccccacagacAAACGTTGGAAATTGAAGTCAGACCGTGAGACCTTGTTGCATGCACACatgtacactcactcactcactcactcagtcactcactcacacacacactcactccactCAGTATGCTTTCCCCTCAATAAAAGTGTTCAGGAAAACCAAAAGTAATTTCCAGAACAGTAGGACCCGGAGCCAACCTTACCCACACATACTGTTTTGAAAATGActttttattttttgtgtgtaAAGAACtatctgtgttgtttgtgtttccTCAGGCTCATGTACCTCGCTACGGACCCAACCAGACGATAGACCCAGCAGTCCTCACAGCCTTTCACACTCCCAGAGTATACACACACTCAGCCGCACGCTCCGCAGACAggtgagccacacacacacacacacacacacacagccacacacacagccacacacacagccacacacagccacacacacacacacacacaccacacacacacacacacacacacacacacacacacaccacacacacacagccacacacacagccacacacacagtcacacacagccacacacacacacacacacacacacacacacacacacacacacacacacacacacacacagccacacacacagccacacacacagtcacacacagccacacacagccacacagccacacacacacacacacacacacacacacacacacacacacacacacacacacacacacacacacacacacacacacacacacacagccacacacacagccacacacacagccacacacacagccacacacacagtcacacacagccacacacagccacacagccacacaaacacacagccacacacacagccgccacacagccacacaaacacacacacagccacacacacagccacacacacagccacacagctacacacacagccacacacacagccacacacacagccacacacacagccacacacagccacacacagccacacagccacacacacacacacacacacacacacagccacacacacagccacacacacagccacacaccacacacacacagtcacacacagccacacacagccacacagccacacacacacacacacacacacacacacacagccacacacacagccacacacacagccacacacacagccacacacacagtcacacacagccacacacagccacacagccacacaaacacacagccacacacacagctgttacacagccacacaaacacacacacagccacacacacagccacacacacagccacacagccacatacacagccatacacacagccacacacacagccacacagccacacagccacacaaacacacagccacacacacagccacacacacagccacacacacagccacacacacagccacacacacagccacacacacagccacacacacagccacacacagcccacagccacacacacagccacacagccacacacacagccacacagccacacagccacacagccacacacacagccacacagccacacacacagccacacagccacacacacagccacacagccacacacacagccacacagccacacacacagccacacagccacacacaccagAGGTAACAAATGTGTTCTACCAGAAAAAACTTCATTGTGTTGTTCTTCTCATTTTTCTACTATGATGTTATGTTCTTCCTAAACtgtcctgtccttcctctctgttcttcctgtacttcctctctgttcttcctgtccttcctctctgtTCTTCCTGGGTTTCCTCTCTGTTCTTCCTGGGTTTCCTCTCTGTTCTGCTAGCTCTCATTGTGCTCTTAATGCTGtccatcttctctcctccctctgactcccttcttcctctctgttctctgtgtaaCTATCgtctccatccttcctccctcaCAATGCTCTCGATCTTCTGTCCATCCTGTCCTGCATCTGTCCTGTATCTGTTACTAACAGAGTGTAGTTTAGTAACCGTCAGACGCAGAACTACTGCTGAAACACAGCACATTTCACTAACTCCTGACCTGCTATCACTGAAATACTGATCGTCCCTATAcaacccccaacacacacacccctttccTCTGACCTGTCCTCCTCCCCTGCTCACTCccaccattcattcattcattcattcagtcattcagtcattcattcagtcattcagttagtcagtcaatctgtcaatctgtcagtcagtcagtcagtcagtcagtcagtctgtctgtctgtctgtctgtctgtctgtctgtctgtctgtctgtctgtctgtctgtgtttgtctgtctgtgtttgtctgtctgtctgtctgtgtttgtctgtctgtgtttgtctgtctgtctgtctgtgtttgtctgtctgcttctAACCATCTTTCTCACACAATGAATCTCATCGGTGGCAGGTAGTGTTGAACATAGCTTTGGAATGGCTAGACTGTGTTAATTCTCATAGAAATAGGGGACTATATTATTTATGAACCCCTATAAGGTCATATGATCTACCTAATGATGTCTTTATCACGCAGTTCTTGATTGATGGAATGTACTGTATTTTTGTTTGAAATGCAGTCAGTTTGCCCATGAATGGTAGACGTTAGCCTACATATCACAATATTGTAACTATTACACTGTTATGACTCAGGGTTTCAATCAGGACTGTCAGTTCTGTCAATAACAATATTTGGCCACATATTTTATATTACTGTTTTGGAGCACTTGTTGGCCTTTTTGTGCAAGGTTGTGATTGTATGAAGATGATTATGTTTATGAAATAGTTACTATTGAGAAAAAGTTATAATATTAAAGTTTTTTTTGTGTTACTCAGTATGACAGGAAATGTTCCACAATCACAAATAGGTATTGATGGTAAATGTAGGTGGAGTGGTATATTGTGGCTGTGGCTTGGCAATAATATATAAGTCCACTAGATGTCACTGTTGACACAGCTATGCTTTCTGTCAAGACTCGCAAATTTCAGTCGCGAATATTCTGTAAACAGTCATGTCCTGTTTGTCCCAAAACTCTCAAATAGTTTCCTTTTTCTTTTCTCTGTCCATATTTTGTCACATAGCAACCAAGATACTGCAGAAGATAAGGAAAGAGAGCTATATGAGACTTGTGTCGTGTGTCATTGTGTTCTACTAACCTTTCCTCTCCTGTAGTATCCTCTGACCTCTCTGAGGAGACAAAGCTGAAGGGCTGCCCTATAGTGCCGCCCTCTAAAGTTTCAATAGATTTTAGTCGTTGGGGCTAACAGAGGGGTATTGTCGGTATGGAAAACTAGACCCTACACCCTTAGAGCAGAGTTCCCCTTTGGGACGAAGTTGGCCCGTGGGTGATTTTATTATTCCACCCATGTTTTCTAAGAAAAAATGTCTAATTATAATAATGTTACTTTTTTAATATTTGTTTATTGTTGGATATACATTATTTttaaacaccaggaaatcagctccaagtgatttgaatttaagaaatctgttcccaagtactTCATCGCATAATAGAGATATGTGAtcgtctacatttacatttacatttacatcgtctacaaatgtaagcaaggtttgaaatgattatgttttagtcaaatattatatctgtttggccTTTTTGTGGTCAATTTTCAGCTCGATTTGGGATTGGGCCTATGACATTGGGCAACCATTGTTTTACCCAGTGCCCTTGCTGAGACAAACTGTACCctacaactgctgctactgtAAAACACGTGCTGTCACTCAATCTCTTGATGATACAGATACTACTGACACATATCTGGATCTGAAACAGTTTTCTTGTGCAATAAACACACATCAATACACTTAACAGTTGACCTATAAGTTCAATGTATTGTAATTGCAACATTGCCTCTGTATCACAGTGAGTCATTGTTGGTATTGGGATCATGCTGGTCTAATAGTGAACTTTGACCTTCACGGCTATTAGCCATCCTCACTCAGTCACCCCACActaacctgtctcccccctctcaccccccttATGTCCCCCTATACCCTCATCCCGTCTCTCACTCTCACTTCCTCGCTgcctcacccctctccctgtccatctTTCCCGCTCATCTTCCACCTTTCTCCCCTTCTATCAAACTCTCACTTACTTCCTGcctccctttccccctccccctccctctccccccttcctctgcCAGGTGGCAATATCTAATGACTCCCAGGAGGTCCTGTGTTCTGATGGAGCGGAGGGTGAGGAGGTAGTCCTCCATGTAGCTTCCCtagccctctcctcctcctcttcctcgccCTCTCATCTTCATCAGCAGCCTGCTCTCCAGCTGGTCCCTGCCACCTCAGGGGCATCCCCTCAATCGTCGCGCCCCAGCAGTGTCCACACCCAGCACCCCTCCTCCCACTCcttaccccctcctccccttccccccaCTCGCCCCTGGAGACAGGACGAGGCCTCGGCTGATCAGGAAGTGTCGCTCATCACCAGGGCGGGGCTGGCGGGGCGGGACGATGTCATCGGGGTCGGACTGGGGTCAGAGGAGGGAGGTCTCGAGGGCAGTTCCAAAGGTTACTGGGTTGGTTGTGGTGGGGGGCAGTTGAAGAGGTTCCACAGTGCTGACACCCAGGGGCGGAGCGTCCTTGCGCCCCGGTCACGCCCCCTGTCCTGGTTGGATGATCCTCGTCGCCACTCAGTGGAGGAGTGTTCGTCCATAGAGTCAAGCCCCCAGCGCAGCACCACGTCCTCGGGGTTTGTCTCCCGAGCAGACAGCCTCCAGATCCATTCCcagaccaccacacacaccctgcccTCTCCCCGACACAAGAAAAAAATGAGTCCCCCGTGTATCTCCGTAGACCCCCCTGATGGACTGGAGCCCCAGTCTGGCCTCCACCCTGCCCCGGGGGGGTTGGGGGGCCTGGGGATGCCCCCTCCCTTACAGGGCCGGGATACCTCCTGTCTAAGGAGACGGGCGCCCTCCAGTGACTCCAAGGACTCCTTTGACCTAGGGGTAGGGGAGGGGCTGGGGCTTGGGCTGTGCCAGGAGGGAGGTGGGTCCAACACCAATCCCAAGCTGTTGACTCTGCCGAGCTTCTCCTTTGAGAAAACAAGCTCTGAGTACTGAACACTGACACACTGATGTACACACGAACactgatgtacacacacacacagaggaactatacacacatgcacataggCAAACAGccacacatccaaacacacaaTGCACTTGGTATCCGTGATGATGGTAGTCCTAGTAATAACGCCGTAGAGAGTAAATATGGTAAAACTACAACAAAGCGGTCAaatcaaccttgttttttttgaGGATCAGTGCAGTACAGTCATAGTTTGACCATTCCTTGTCTTTCCAAAACAACGAGAACGCAACAATAACAAAGCATAAACAGAGAAACAAGATGACTGATTCTCTTCCACCATGCCTGCAAGCCATTGGCTGCCGGTTGACCCCATGACCTCTGGAGTGATGTCAGCACCAAGGACTTTGGATCGCCACCCCTGTGGTACCCCTATAGGTACTTCTCGGTGTTTGTGGGACTTCGCTCTCACACGGGCAACAGTGGAGGTACAAAGCAATATGAACGTTTTTGAGACAATTTTTCTTAAATTATTGGGCCATAGTGTTTGTACAGAtgtataattgttttatttcattaTATTTTGATTTTGGTGTACTTTTTGTGATGGGTTAACTTTTTCCTCCCTGTTTGTTTCAATGTTCGAAATAATTGTTGGTTTGGTCCGTTTTGTTAAATTTTTTCACCATAGGGATATTTTGTAGCTTTCTTAATTTGCTGAAAGAAAGTGAATTATGTGCTGAGATTCATGTATTTGAaggaatatatatacatatatgtacagtgccttcggagagtattcagaccccttgactttttccacattttgttacgttacaaccttattctaacatttatttaatcgttccccccctcatcaatctacacagcaaaaacaggttttcagatatatatttttttgttgcaaatttaataaaaataaaaacctgaaatattacattcacataattattcaaaccctttactcagtactttgtcaaagaacctttgacagtgattacagcctcgaagtcttgggtatgacgctacaagcttggcacacctgtatttggggagtttctccaattattctttgcagatcctctcaaactctgtcaggttggatggggagcgtcgctgcacagctattttcaggtctctccagagatgttcgatcgggctctggctgggccactcaaggacattcagagacttgtcccgaagccaatctgcgttgttttggctgtgtgcttagggttgttgtcctgttggagggtTAACCTtagcccccagtctgaggtcctgagtgctctggagcagattttcatcgacctctctgtacttttctctgttcatctttgcatcgatactgactagtctcccagtccctgctgttgaaaaacatccccatggcATGATgctgtttcaccgtagggatgggtttcctccagacgtgacgcttggcatttaggccaaagagttcatcttggtttcatcagaccagagaatcttgtatctcatggtctgagagactttaggtgccttttggtaaactccaagcggctgtcatgtgtcttttactgaggagtggcttctgtctggccactctaacataacggcctgattggtagagtgctgcagagatggttgtccttctggaaggttctcccacctctacagaggaactctagagctctgtcagagtgaccatcaggttcttggtcacctccctgaccaaggcccttctccccctattgctcattttgtccgggcagccagctctaggaagagtcttagtggttccaaacttctttaagattgatggaggccactgtgttcttggggacctttaatggtgcagaaatgttttggtactcttccccagatctgtgccttgacacaatcctgtctcgaagctctgcggacaattccttcaacctcatggctaggtttttgctctgacatgcactgtcatctgtgggaccttatatagacaggtgtgtgcctttccaaatcatgtccaatcaattgaatttaccacaggtggactccaatcaagttatagaaacatctcaaggatgatcaatggaaacaggatgcacgtgaGCTTAATTtggaatctcatagcaaagggtctgaatatatttcagttttaaaaatgtaatacatttgcaaaaatgtctctaaaaacctgttttcgctttctcattatggggtgtagattgctgaggatttgtatttatttaatccattttagagtaacgctgtaatataacaaaatgtgaaaaaagtgaagtggtctgaatactttccgaagtcactgtatatacagtaccagtcaaaagtttggatacacgtactcattcaaaggtttttctttatttttactattttctacattgtagaataacagtaaatacatcaaaactatgaaataacacataaggaatcatgtagtaaccaaaaagtcttaaac
The nucleotide sequence above comes from Salmo trutta unplaced genomic scaffold, fSalTru1.1, whole genome shotgun sequence. Encoded proteins:
- the LOC115180825 gene encoding voltage-dependent T-type calcium channel subunit alpha-1G-like, which translates into the protein MELLDPGEPLEDNLLSVRKSTVGRTHSLPNDSYMFLPLEPFGSPGAGLAPGLDSQTQTTGPQHIETINKALSGSCTSLRTQPDDRPSSPHSLSHSQSIHTLSRTLRRQVAISNDSQEVLCSDGAEGEEVVLHVASLALSSSSSSPSHLHQQPALQLVPATSGASPQSSRPSSVHTQHPSSHSLPPPPLPPTRPWRQDEASADQEVSLITRAGLAGRDDVIGVGLGSEEGGLEGSSKGYWVGCGGGQLKRFHSADTQGRSVLAPRSRPLSWLDDPRRHSVEECSSIESSPQRSTTSSGFVSRADSLQIHSQTTTHTLPSPRHKKKMSPPCISVDPPDGLEPQSGLHPAPGGLGGLGMPPPLQGRDTSCLRRRAPSSDSKDSFDLGVGEGLGLGLCQEGGGSNTNPKLLTLPSFSFEKTSSEY